The DNA window GGCTATTTACAGTACTCTTCCTAGACCTATTGTGATTTTATATGCTTTTAAGTATCTCATTTTTTTTATTTTTCATGTTTTCCTCTTTAGAATTCAAGGCCCTTTTGATGTGCCCGGCAAATATTTCATGTATCTCGGACATCTCTCCCATTCCCCTCATAACAACTTCCACTGAGAATCCCTCCTTTTCAAGGGTCTCTCTCCATTCTCCGCTTATATCCTCTGTAGCATGTGTCCCTGCTACTATCATAAAAGGAACAAGTGTTA is part of the uncultured Ilyobacter sp. genome and encodes:
- a CDS encoding sirohydrochlorin cobaltochelatase; translated protein: MIVAGTHATEDISGEWRETLEKEGFSVEVVMRGMGEMSEIHEIFAGHIKRALNSKEENMKNKKNEILKSI